In Risungbinella massiliensis, a single window of DNA contains:
- a CDS encoding TROVE domain-containing protein — protein MSYQFYMKNKKTTPQTEAIPGKKMVQGRSGGYMFELDMWQMVRRCLITGTANGGFYTGKKEMTDDFVQTIQAAVEVDPFRVAEEILYASDGRSINNSAPILALVLLSMAEKKEAKNAFLDIFPKVVRTASHLYEWLSYTKNMRGFGRIIQEAGTKWITREDVKGLAYQFLKYQQRNGFSGRDALRLFHVKPPTPAHHALYEWIVKGWGELPANAPVEDLKQIWWYEWLKRNPEQTQVAIREGKLTHEMATVGVMSQEAWQLLFEGMPLTALLRNLASLTEIGVLRPDAIENMELVESKLLDQDYLRKARIHPIDLLKALKTYQSGGKLGKSKKTWDPVPRIVDILDDAVELAFDVQEATGKMFVHAVDVSGSMTWSQVSPMNLMCSEIATAMALTTAKAEKNYVIRGFATEFKDLGITKKDSFRNALNKVENNTFGATDASVAWDWMIQKKIHTDVAVFWTDSESWAGKRHASQALQEYRKKINPDVKAIYVTLTPYQITLVDPDDPLSYDLGGFDPSIPRLIQMIANNDI, from the coding sequence ATGAGTTATCAATTTTATATGAAAAACAAAAAGACTACTCCACAGACAGAAGCGATTCCGGGGAAAAAGATGGTACAAGGCCGCTCAGGTGGTTATATGTTTGAGTTGGATATGTGGCAAATGGTACGGCGTTGCCTCATCACAGGGACAGCAAACGGTGGGTTCTATACCGGAAAAAAAGAAATGACCGACGACTTTGTCCAAACCATCCAAGCAGCGGTGGAAGTTGATCCGTTCCGAGTTGCAGAAGAGATTCTTTATGCCTCGGATGGACGATCCATAAATAATTCTGCTCCGATTTTGGCATTGGTTCTCCTATCCATGGCAGAAAAGAAAGAAGCAAAAAATGCATTCTTAGATATTTTTCCAAAGGTGGTTCGTACAGCAAGTCATTTATATGAATGGTTGTCCTATACGAAAAATATGCGTGGATTTGGACGTATCATCCAAGAAGCAGGTACCAAATGGATTACTCGGGAAGATGTGAAAGGACTAGCTTACCAGTTCCTCAAATACCAGCAGCGAAATGGCTTTTCTGGAAGAGATGCGTTACGTCTGTTCCATGTAAAGCCTCCTACTCCGGCTCATCATGCTCTTTATGAATGGATCGTAAAAGGTTGGGGAGAACTGCCAGCAAATGCTCCAGTAGAGGATTTGAAACAGATCTGGTGGTATGAATGGTTGAAGCGAAATCCTGAGCAGACGCAAGTTGCCATACGGGAAGGAAAACTAACTCATGAGATGGCAACGGTTGGCGTGATGAGTCAAGAAGCATGGCAATTGTTATTTGAAGGAATGCCACTCACAGCGCTATTACGTAATCTAGCCTCTCTTACGGAAATTGGAGTCCTTCGCCCTGATGCTATCGAAAACATGGAGCTGGTCGAGTCTAAACTTCTTGATCAAGATTACCTTCGAAAAGCGAGAATTCATCCAATCGACCTCCTAAAAGCACTCAAAACTTATCAATCTGGTGGTAAATTAGGAAAATCGAAAAAAACATGGGATCCTGTTCCACGCATTGTGGATATCTTGGATGATGCGGTAGAACTTGCGTTTGATGTACAGGAAGCAACAGGCAAAATGTTTGTCCATGCCGTTGATGTATCAGGATCAATGACTTGGTCGCAAGTGTCACCGATGAATCTAATGTGTTCTGAAATTGCTACGGCAATGGCACTAACTACCGCAAAGGCAGAGAAAAATTATGTGATTCGTGGGTTCGCTACGGAGTTTAAAGATTTAGGAATTACAAAAAAAGATAGCTTCCGTAACGCACTAAACAAAGTGGAGAATAATACATTCGGAGCGACAGATGCTTCTGTTGCTTGGGATTGGATGATCCAAAAGAAAATTCACACAGATGTTGCCGTTTTCTGGACGGATTCAGAATCATGGGCAGGAAAACGGCATGCTTCTCAAGCACTACAAGAGTATCGTAAAAAAATTA